One segment of Leptospirillum ferrooxidans C2-3 DNA contains the following:
- a CDS encoding L-aspartate oxidase: MLQPRRLVNPVMKKESVDFLVVGGGIAGYQAVLSLLPHGSVLLVSRGPLSSGSSYYAQGGLALPWGFGPEDCERHVQDTLRAGAGLCDEPSVRTLVGDGERVWKGLLSLDVPFDRDSDGTFLTTREAAHSVPRIVHAGGDRTGFLILSSLAKKVSEDPAFRFLSNHQLYRLRKNPEGRVTGALFLGETGHELLEIEAGATILSTGGGSSLFLRSTNPRLQRGDGVAVAARAGCEIERMAYYQFHPTVLDIPGQAPFLLTEAMRGEGARVVNRKGRRFLFDYHPDGELAPRDVVSRALWLESRKSPEEGIFLSLTHFPKGRVAQRFPQVYRHCLELGVDLETTPAPIRPAAHFQMGGIRSDMNGRTTLPGLYAIGEVASTRVHGANRLASNSLLEALVMGSRVADAIGSVRHLPETGDNSSDEPDQALLPSVDIEEGWSRLRQILWDSAGIVRTLPLVQKGLLEILEMIGTSRQAPVEGGRFALGNGLLVARLILEDILTAPVAGANYVVSEMPAPAVKNKD, encoded by the coding sequence TTGCTCCAGCCCAGAAGGCTGGTTAACCCTGTGATGAAAAAAGAGTCGGTTGACTTTCTGGTTGTCGGTGGAGGTATCGCGGGATATCAGGCAGTGCTTTCCCTTTTGCCCCATGGATCGGTTCTTCTTGTTTCGAGGGGCCCCCTTTCAAGCGGGAGTTCCTATTATGCCCAGGGCGGGCTCGCCTTGCCCTGGGGATTCGGTCCAGAGGATTGCGAACGCCATGTTCAGGATACTCTCAGGGCGGGTGCCGGGCTCTGCGACGAGCCATCTGTCCGTACGCTTGTCGGAGATGGAGAAAGGGTCTGGAAAGGACTTTTGTCCCTCGATGTTCCCTTTGACCGGGATTCTGACGGGACATTCCTGACCACCCGGGAAGCGGCCCATTCGGTTCCCCGTATTGTTCATGCGGGGGGGGACAGGACAGGATTCCTGATCCTGTCCTCGCTGGCCAAGAAGGTTTCAGAGGATCCCGCTTTCCGATTCTTGTCGAACCATCAGCTCTACCGGCTCAGAAAGAATCCTGAAGGGAGGGTCACAGGTGCTCTTTTTCTGGGAGAGACGGGCCATGAACTTCTTGAAATTGAAGCTGGAGCCACGATTCTTTCGACAGGAGGAGGGAGTTCCCTCTTCCTCCGTTCCACGAACCCGAGACTCCAACGGGGTGATGGAGTCGCCGTTGCTGCCCGGGCAGGGTGCGAAATCGAACGGATGGCTTATTACCAGTTTCATCCCACTGTTCTGGATATTCCCGGGCAGGCTCCTTTTCTGTTGACGGAAGCCATGCGGGGGGAAGGGGCGAGAGTTGTCAACCGGAAGGGCCGGAGATTCCTGTTTGACTATCATCCGGACGGTGAACTGGCGCCAAGGGATGTTGTCTCCCGAGCCTTGTGGCTTGAGTCGAGAAAATCTCCGGAGGAGGGGATCTTTTTATCCCTGACGCATTTTCCAAAAGGCCGGGTCGCCCAGAGATTTCCTCAAGTCTACCGACATTGCCTTGAGCTTGGGGTTGATCTGGAGACAACGCCGGCCCCCATTCGCCCTGCTGCCCATTTCCAGATGGGGGGAATCAGGAGCGACATGAATGGCCGGACGACCCTTCCGGGACTTTATGCGATTGGTGAGGTGGCGAGCACGAGAGTTCATGGTGCCAACCGTCTGGCTTCCAACTCCCTTCTGGAAGCCCTGGTGATGGGTAGCCGGGTTGCTGATGCGATTGGATCTGTTCGTCATCTCCCCGAGACGGGAGATAACTCAAGTGATGAACCCGATCAGGCTTTATTGCCATCGGTCGACATCGAGGAAGGTTGGTCCCGTCTTCGACAGATCCTCTGGGACAGCGCCGGAATCGTGCGGACACTGCCTCTGGTCCAGAAAGGGTTGCTTGAGATCCTCGAAATGATTGGAACCTCAAGACAGGCTCCCGTTGAAGGGGGAAGGTTTGCTCTGGGAAATGGCCTGCTGGTCGCAAGGCTGATTCTTGAAGATATTCTGACGGCACCAGTGGCCGGCGCAAATTATGTCGTTTCTGAGATGCCCGCTCCAGCGGTAAAGAATAAGGACTGA
- the gltX gene encoding glutamate--tRNA ligase yields the protein MIFNHFTLSILEYPLTSLKRPSKNPVRVRFAPSPTGALHLGGARTALFNYLFARHHGGEFILRVEDTDRERSTEESVSGIFDGMHWLGLEWDSGPFYQSQRMERYLEAAQTLLSSGQAYRCDCLPDELEARRKEAMAAGLPPKYDGRCRNRNVSPDKPHVIRFLNSRKGDVIVADLIRGNVLFDAAVLDDLVLVRTDRTPTYNFAVVIDDWDMNISHVIRGDDHINNTPRQILLFEALGAELPAFAHIPMIHGTDRTKLSKRHGATSVTAYREMGYLSDAMVNYIVRLGWSHKDQEIFSRAELIEFFDLDHVGSSPSIFNPEKLLWLNAHYMKTAPGKDLLPHLIPFLPEEKDPLYPGSRETGETASHIIRAIDEWKGRTRTLVELGESLQPFLDRHFSYSPELSKKGFTPESIPILSELAVRFESLDVWDHDHVAEVLKSATLDLSLKLGQVASPLRGALTGQTVSPGIHEVLLLLGRNESLSRIRRAIKHLGETP from the coding sequence ATGATTTTCAATCATTTCACCCTTTCAATACTGGAGTATCCATTGACATCCCTAAAGAGACCTTCAAAAAATCCTGTACGTGTCCGATTTGCGCCAAGCCCTACCGGTGCACTGCATCTCGGAGGTGCAAGAACGGCCCTTTTCAACTACCTCTTCGCCAGACATCATGGGGGAGAGTTCATACTGAGGGTTGAGGACACCGATCGGGAGCGTTCCACAGAGGAATCGGTATCAGGTATATTTGACGGCATGCACTGGCTGGGACTCGAATGGGACAGCGGCCCTTTTTACCAGAGCCAGAGAATGGAACGGTATCTTGAAGCAGCACAAACTCTTCTCTCTTCCGGTCAGGCCTATCGTTGCGACTGTCTCCCCGACGAATTGGAGGCAAGAAGAAAAGAAGCAATGGCGGCCGGACTTCCACCAAAATATGATGGCCGTTGCAGAAACAGGAACGTGTCTCCCGACAAGCCCCATGTCATCCGTTTTCTGAACAGCAGAAAAGGAGATGTCATCGTGGCTGACCTCATTCGGGGGAATGTCCTCTTCGACGCTGCCGTTCTGGACGATCTGGTCCTGGTCCGGACAGACCGCACTCCGACCTACAACTTTGCCGTTGTCATCGACGATTGGGATATGAACATCTCCCACGTGATCCGGGGAGACGACCATATCAACAACACACCCCGCCAGATCCTTTTGTTCGAAGCTCTGGGGGCAGAGCTTCCCGCTTTCGCCCATATCCCGATGATTCACGGAACAGACCGTACAAAACTATCCAAACGCCACGGAGCCACCTCTGTCACGGCCTATCGGGAGATGGGATACCTTTCGGATGCCATGGTCAACTATATCGTACGTCTCGGATGGTCCCACAAGGATCAGGAGATTTTTTCCCGAGCAGAGCTCATCGAGTTTTTTGATCTCGATCACGTCGGCTCCTCTCCATCGATCTTCAATCCGGAGAAACTGTTATGGCTGAACGCACATTACATGAAAACAGCCCCTGGAAAAGATCTCCTGCCACATCTGATCCCCTTTCTACCAGAAGAAAAGGATCCACTCTATCCCGGATCCAGGGAAACAGGAGAGACGGCAAGCCATATCATCCGCGCCATTGATGAATGGAAGGGACGGACAAGAACCCTTGTGGAGCTCGGAGAGAGTCTTCAGCCCTTTCTTGACCGCCACTTCTCCTACAGTCCCGAGCTCTCGAAAAAAGGTTTCACGCCTGAAAGCATCCCCATCCTCAGTGAACTTGCCGTTCGCTTCGAATCCCTTGATGTCTGGGATCATGATCACGTGGCTGAAGTCCTCAAATCCGCCACACTCGACCTCTCCCTGAAGCTTGGCCAGGTTGCAAGCCCCTTGCGAGGGGCGCTGACTGGCCAGACGGTCAGCCCCGGAATCCACGAGGTCCTTCTCCTGCTTGGACGCAATGAATCTCTCTCACGGATCAGGAGAGCCATCAAACACCTTGGAGAAACGCCATGA
- a CDS encoding phosphate-starvation-inducible PsiE family protein has protein sequence MTQDDQRHLPENPLPYDPHRNFVQKLRRFLLRLDDYVHLMVALFLMAGAVVVLLHSAFSLTSLSIDSVLNLINDMLFVIIILELLWIMLSYLGRRRFPIASFILIGIISTIRRILLIEAQASFNSEKSTTFFSPQTVDLLLYVAIVVILVVAYYLLVRISVMNEAETRLRD, from the coding sequence ATGACCCAGGACGATCAGAGACATCTTCCGGAGAATCCCCTCCCGTATGATCCTCACCGGAACTTTGTCCAGAAGCTCCGGAGATTTCTCCTTCGGCTGGACGACTATGTTCATCTCATGGTTGCGCTTTTCCTCATGGCCGGAGCGGTGGTCGTTCTTTTGCACTCGGCGTTCAGCCTGACATCCCTTTCGATTGATTCCGTCCTGAACCTGATCAATGACATGCTGTTCGTGATCATTATCCTGGAACTCCTCTGGATCATGCTGAGCTATCTGGGGCGCAGGCGATTCCCCATCGCCTCGTTCATCCTGATCGGAATCATCTCCACCATCAGGCGTATCCTTCTCATCGAAGCCCAGGCATCCTTCAACAGTGAAAAAAGCACAACATTCTTCTCCCCGCAAACAGTTGACCTTCTTCTCTATGTCGCGATTGTGGTCATTCTTGTTGTTGCCTACTATTTACTGGTCAGGATATCTGTCATGAACGAGGCAGAAACAAGACTCAGGGATTAA
- a CDS encoding DUF2939 domain-containing protein — MKTGPSRIPKKTIFWGFFFSILILITISPLVSIFLFAEGFIHNDPSRISSFVDYPALRHNLKQQFSSYEQRRSRTDRSSFGFLFHPLRGAITSAVIDRYVNPSLPRRILGPNHPSPKSASESPSRPSPVRYAGYSHHGFNKFTVKLRLNLPDPRMRGQVFGLVFTRKHFLKWILTNVSLPDPLIRAILKNAQG, encoded by the coding sequence TTGAAAACAGGCCCCTCCAGAATCCCCAAAAAAACGATCTTTTGGGGATTTTTCTTCTCTATCCTGATCCTCATAACGATCTCGCCTCTCGTCTCCATCTTTCTTTTCGCCGAGGGTTTCATTCACAACGATCCTTCAAGAATCTCTTCTTTCGTCGACTATCCGGCCCTGAGACACAACCTGAAGCAACAGTTTTCCTCCTATGAACAACGGAGAAGCCGAACCGACCGCTCTTCCTTCGGATTTCTGTTCCATCCCCTTCGCGGAGCAATCACATCCGCTGTCATAGACCGATATGTCAACCCTTCCCTTCCCCGCAGAATCCTGGGTCCGAACCATCCTTCCCCCAAATCGGCTTCAGAGTCCCCTTCAAGACCCTCTCCTGTTCGCTATGCAGGTTACTCGCACCATGGATTCAATAAGTTCACCGTCAAACTGCGCCTGAATCTCCCCGATCCCCGCATGAGAGGGCAGGTATTCGGTCTTGTTTTTACAAGAAAACATTTTTTGAAATGGATTCTAACAAATGTTTCATTGCCGGATCCGTTAATCCGGGCTATTCTCAAGAACGCACAAGGCTGA
- the mscL gene encoding large conductance mechanosensitive channel protein MscL translates to MIQEFKTFIMRGNVLDMAVGIVMGSAFMAIIQSLVNDVIMPPIGYILGNVNFSNLYFLVKEGSTPGPYGSLMLAKKAGAVTINYGVFINSIISFLIISTVVFFMVRAVNRLKTVALKPAPVSVEVTTKECPYCFSTISIKATKCPNCTSLLNG, encoded by the coding sequence ATGATCCAGGAATTCAAGACCTTTATCATGAGAGGCAATGTTCTAGACATGGCCGTGGGTATTGTCATGGGAAGCGCATTCATGGCAATCATCCAGTCTTTGGTAAATGATGTGATCATGCCTCCCATTGGGTACATTCTTGGCAATGTCAATTTTTCCAATCTCTATTTCCTCGTCAAGGAAGGATCGACTCCAGGTCCTTACGGATCTTTAATGCTTGCCAAAAAGGCCGGAGCCGTCACCATCAATTATGGAGTCTTCATCAACTCCATCATCAGTTTCCTGATCATCTCCACGGTCGTATTTTTCATGGTCCGGGCCGTCAACCGTTTAAAGACGGTCGCACTCAAACCAGCTCCCGTTTCGGTTGAAGTGACCACCAAGGAATGCCCGTATTGTTTTTCGACCATTTCCATCAAGGCCACAAAATGCCCAAACTGCACATCCCTTTTAAACGGGTAG
- a CDS encoding OmpA family protein codes for MNQFKKQAITGLSLVTLALFGGCVSIESGTISESHNGSTGTVVHSTTSQDGFLEIFGTRKDTSKANKALASQCTNSRLTDVVDQVSKRDVLLLVQIYTVRAQGVCLPVAAPAPAPTPVVAPAPAPVVHQLVHAKKTKRGLVFTLGSVLFATNKSNLNENARNSVNELTAYLKDHPNRNIRIEGYTDSTGSKKYNQVLSIRRAKSVEESLLKAGIDKNRMQAKGYGPLFPVATNKTADGRQLNRRVEVVISDKHGHFLKNR; via the coding sequence ATGAACCAATTCAAAAAACAAGCTATCACCGGGTTATCTTTGGTGACATTGGCATTGTTTGGCGGGTGTGTTTCCATTGAATCGGGAACCATCTCGGAAAGTCACAACGGATCCACTGGAACCGTTGTTCACTCTACAACCAGTCAGGATGGTTTTCTCGAGATTTTCGGAACCCGCAAGGACACTTCAAAAGCAAACAAGGCTCTTGCTTCACAGTGCACGAACAGTCGACTGACGGATGTGGTCGACCAGGTCTCCAAAAGGGATGTTTTGTTATTGGTCCAGATCTACACGGTCAGAGCCCAGGGAGTCTGTCTTCCTGTCGCTGCTCCGGCTCCTGCTCCTACCCCAGTCGTTGCCCCAGCACCTGCTCCGGTTGTCCACCAGCTTGTCCATGCAAAAAAAACCAAAAGAGGGCTTGTGTTCACCCTCGGCTCCGTTCTTTTTGCAACAAACAAATCCAATTTGAACGAGAATGCCAGAAATAGTGTCAACGAATTAACGGCGTATCTTAAGGATCATCCCAACAGAAACATCCGAATAGAGGGCTACACCGACAGTACTGGATCCAAAAAGTACAATCAGGTTCTTTCTATTCGCAGAGCGAAATCGGTTGAAGAATCTCTCCTAAAAGCCGGTATCGACAAAAACAGGATGCAGGCCAAAGGGTACGGCCCCCTCTTTCCAGTCGCAACCAACAAAACCGCTGATGGACGTCAGCTTAACCGCCGGGTGGAAGTTGTTATTTCTGACAAACACGGTCACTTTCTCAAGAACCGATAA
- a CDS encoding 4Fe-4S dicluster-binding protein, which translates to MYYVAEINEEACVANKGCRLCIMYCPEANCIMMNDEKKVAFVVESRCKGCELCVVVCDAAKHKAITMQDR; encoded by the coding sequence ATGTATTACGTTGCAGAAATCAATGAAGAAGCATGTGTGGCCAACAAAGGATGCAGACTATGCATCATGTATTGTCCTGAAGCAAACTGCATCATGATGAATGATGAAAAAAAGGTTGCATTTGTTGTCGAATCCCGATGTAAGGGATGCGAGCTCTGCGTCGTTGTTTGTGACGCAGCAAAGCATAAAGCCATTACGATGCAGGATCGTTAG
- a CDS encoding 2-oxoacid:acceptor oxidoreductase family protein → MKTRINVRMSGLGGQGVVTSAHILAMAASKENLFAISNPFFGAEKRMAPAEAYARIGPEKIFDRGELVFPDVVMVFHPQVITMGKSYTMPFFSGLKKNGIVIINDDIDLLSDAEKEGLEKLNALVFYVPATKIAHEVAGTELATNMAMIGSLVGLTNVVSMNALDLALQDRFGKKYVASGGTATLDEAIKKKFAKKEMLLQKNLETIRQGFDRAVEFAKNAHYTPQMMA, encoded by the coding sequence ATGAAAACCAGAATCAATGTTCGTATGTCTGGATTGGGTGGGCAGGGTGTTGTGACCTCAGCCCATATCTTGGCAATGGCAGCATCCAAAGAAAATTTGTTTGCCATCAGTAACCCATTTTTTGGAGCTGAAAAAAGAATGGCTCCGGCGGAAGCTTATGCCCGGATCGGTCCCGAAAAAATCTTTGATCGCGGGGAATTAGTCTTTCCGGATGTGGTCATGGTTTTTCATCCCCAGGTGATCACTATGGGCAAGTCCTATACGATGCCCTTTTTCTCTGGATTGAAAAAGAACGGGATCGTCATCATCAATGATGATATCGACCTTCTGAGTGACGCTGAAAAAGAGGGTCTTGAAAAACTCAATGCTCTTGTTTTTTATGTTCCAGCTACCAAGATTGCCCATGAAGTCGCGGGAACAGAGCTGGCAACCAACATGGCAATGATTGGCAGTCTTGTGGGATTGACCAATGTTGTGTCGATGAATGCCCTTGATCTCGCTCTTCAGGATCGTTTTGGTAAAAAGTATGTCGCATCCGGCGGTACGGCTACTCTTGATGAAGCCATCAAGAAGAAATTTGCCAAGAAAGAAATGCTTCTTCAGAAAAATCTTGAAACAATCCGACAGGGATTCGATCGAGCGGTAGAGTTTGCTAAAAATGCTCACTATACGCCCCAGATGATGGCTTAA
- a CDS encoding thiamine pyrophosphate-dependent enzyme, which yields MSKEKIVINPEFWDIIPQDYRDLVDHATYGKNDRGWKDVGSSTELIAEHSLCAGCPESIAFRHIMASIPAPEDTVMVGSTGCTSLVFPMVAVQNIHSLFGNQNAIATGLKRALAYRFPNQVKDVIVLAGDGATVDIGLDMTLQSWFRQEKFTTICFDNELYANTGGQESGLMQKGFVAKMAPQGKKFEKVRLPEIARESGCAYVAVLTTSKPSLVERVVKQAVLIAREIGPTYLQIYTPCILEIGKQSMEGLQEMRDSESAGERFKFREFITPEAQAFIDDMNAKKKADKLAASANN from the coding sequence ATGAGCAAAGAAAAAATTGTCATCAATCCTGAGTTCTGGGACATTATCCCTCAGGATTACCGGGATCTCGTTGACCATGCCACATATGGAAAAAATGATCGTGGCTGGAAAGATGTCGGTTCTTCCACCGAGCTGATTGCCGAGCATTCCCTTTGCGCAGGGTGTCCCGAGTCAATCGCCTTCAGGCATATCATGGCCTCGATTCCCGCTCCGGAAGATACGGTCATGGTTGGATCGACCGGTTGTACCAGTCTTGTTTTCCCGATGGTTGCGGTCCAGAACATTCATTCCCTGTTCGGAAACCAGAACGCAATCGCCACAGGGCTTAAAAGGGCATTGGCTTACCGTTTTCCAAATCAGGTGAAGGACGTCATCGTTCTTGCCGGTGATGGAGCGACTGTAGACATCGGACTGGATATGACACTCCAATCCTGGTTTCGTCAGGAGAAATTCACCACCATCTGTTTTGACAACGAGCTTTATGCCAATACCGGAGGTCAAGAGTCCGGCCTTATGCAGAAAGGTTTTGTTGCAAAGATGGCCCCCCAGGGGAAAAAGTTTGAAAAAGTCAGACTTCCGGAAATTGCGAGAGAGTCTGGTTGCGCATATGTTGCCGTTTTGACGACCAGCAAGCCCAGCCTTGTCGAAAGGGTTGTAAAGCAGGCTGTGTTGATTGCCCGCGAGATTGGCCCCACATATCTTCAGATCTATACCCCCTGTATTCTGGAAATCGGAAAACAGAGCATGGAAGGTCTGCAGGAAATGAGGGATTCTGAATCGGCTGGTGAGCGTTTCAAGTTCCGCGAATTTATCACCCCGGAAGCACAGGCGTTTATCGATGATATGAATGCAAAGAAAAAAGCGGACAAGTTGGCAGCTTCTGCTAACAACTGA
- a CDS encoding transketolase C-terminal domain-containing protein, with protein sequence MGTHENPNVPQIGTPNKKGQIITAPEEIFFNSPRTQAFLTGSEVIKEAVKRSSVDFSVAYPITPQSEASSLVGELYADGYVGDYMRGESEFAVMGQCAGAAFGGARVFTTTAGPGTLRAFENFPMWAGARLPIQVVFTVRGVNSPLTIQPDTLEIAFMLETGMLLWHAEDAQDLFDFMMKGYIVAELPEVHLPIGVICDGFFVTHTKDVVSMTPENVALPHYNPYANPTPVMDMETAPIRHMRDPFIMKSNYISYMTHASWQLEVKAAMERSRKMTRKLLNGLIEVENPDAEILLVSSGTAVSQSREAIRLFRDKGVKVGLVKIKTIRPFPKEEIREATKNAKYIFVPEFNVAGWMAREIASVVERNERVIAGPHVAGGMTMPPEVIVEEVERTIARMNKK encoded by the coding sequence ATGGGAACCCATGAAAACCCCAATGTCCCCCAAATCGGGACACCCAATAAAAAAGGTCAGATCATCACTGCTCCTGAAGAGATTTTTTTCAACTCTCCCCGTACTCAAGCCTTCCTTACAGGATCTGAAGTCATAAAAGAGGCTGTCAAAAGAAGCAGTGTCGATTTCTCGGTTGCCTATCCCATCACCCCACAAAGTGAAGCGTCGTCCCTTGTTGGCGAATTATATGCGGATGGATATGTCGGCGATTACATGAGAGGCGAATCTGAGTTTGCTGTTATGGGACAATGTGCCGGTGCAGCTTTCGGCGGCGCCCGTGTCTTTACCACTACAGCCGGACCAGGAACCCTTCGTGCATTCGAAAACTTCCCGATGTGGGCCGGAGCAAGGCTTCCCATTCAGGTTGTCTTTACCGTCCGGGGCGTAAACTCTCCGCTGACAATTCAGCCGGATACCCTGGAAATTGCATTTATGCTCGAGACCGGGATGCTCTTGTGGCACGCAGAAGACGCACAGGATCTTTTCGACTTCATGATGAAAGGGTACATCGTTGCCGAGCTTCCCGAGGTCCATCTTCCGATCGGTGTCATTTGTGACGGATTCTTTGTGACTCATACAAAAGATGTCGTGAGCATGACGCCCGAAAATGTGGCTCTTCCCCATTACAATCCCTATGCGAACCCCACCCCTGTAATGGATATGGAAACGGCTCCGATCCGACACATGAGGGATCCATTCATCATGAAATCAAACTATATTTCCTACATGACCCATGCCAGCTGGCAGCTTGAAGTCAAAGCGGCAATGGAGCGCTCACGGAAGATGACCAGAAAACTTCTGAATGGACTGATTGAAGTAGAAAACCCCGATGCTGAAATTCTCCTGGTGTCTTCTGGAACGGCCGTTTCCCAGTCAAGGGAAGCCATCCGCCTGTTCCGTGACAAGGGCGTGAAAGTGGGATTGGTCAAGATCAAGACGATCAGGCCCTTTCCAAAAGAAGAAATTCGGGAAGCGACAAAAAACGCCAAATACATTTTTGTCCCCGAATTCAATGTCGCCGGCTGGATGGCAAGAGAAATCGCCTCAGTTGTCGAAAGAAATGAGAGAGTTATTGCGGGACCTCATGTCGCTGGCGGTATGACCATGCCTCCAGAGGTCATTGTCGAAGAAGTAGAGAGAACGATTGCCAGGATGAACAAAAAATAA
- a CDS encoding DUF1841 family protein — protein sequence MNLFDRENQWRFSSIAQRKKVGPLEGEDQSIAELMDLHPELEPFWALGEGSASPQEVDGGIVNPFVHLMFHLQVQNQIEKEYPPEVKMAFLRLVEQGLSDHDALHAIIGVFADIAFRATRRAQTFDETEYVSSLSRLTVG from the coding sequence ATGAATCTTTTTGATCGAGAAAACCAATGGCGATTTTCCTCTATTGCGCAAAGAAAAAAAGTCGGCCCCCTTGAAGGAGAGGATCAAAGCATCGCTGAATTGATGGATCTCCATCCTGAACTGGAACCTTTCTGGGCGTTAGGTGAAGGTTCTGCGTCTCCACAGGAAGTGGACGGGGGCATCGTCAATCCCTTTGTTCATTTGATGTTCCACCTTCAAGTCCAGAACCAGATCGAGAAAGAGTATCCCCCAGAGGTCAAAATGGCCTTTCTTCGTCTGGTGGAGCAAGGGCTGAGCGATCACGATGCTCTTCATGCCATCATTGGTGTATTTGCTGATATCGCTTTCAGGGCAACGAGAAGAGCTCAAACTTTTGATGAAACCGAGTATGTGTCAAGTCTTTCAAGGTTAACTGTCGGCTAA
- a CDS encoding 4Fe-4S dicluster domain-containing protein has protein sequence MYLVAHVDTAICSETACKLCTQFCPETNTILYDNDKKTAFVAVDRCKACEICVSICDTMAKHHAIKMIMISELENPFEMNKAGFNPAKWKELPETVVLEKVAK, from the coding sequence ATGTATCTTGTTGCCCATGTTGATACTGCAATCTGTTCGGAGACAGCCTGTAAGCTTTGTACGCAGTTCTGCCCGGAAACCAACACAATTCTCTATGACAACGACAAGAAGACAGCGTTTGTCGCTGTTGATCGTTGCAAGGCTTGCGAAATTTGCGTGAGCATCTGTGACACGATGGCAAAGCACCATGCTATCAAGATGATCATGATCAGCGAGCTTGAAAATCCGTTCGAGATGAACAAGGCAGGATTCAATCCGGCAAAGTGGAAAGAGCTCCCGGAAACGGTTGTTCTGGAAAAGGTCGCAAAGTAA
- a CDS encoding 2-oxoacid:acceptor oxidoreductase family protein, whose protein sequence is MNKERYNIRMAGIGGQGVVTASHILSNGMVIMGGESTLVPFFGSEKRLAPVESYVRIANGKIYEIGEIIYPNLIMIFHPQVITHGKSYTMPFYSGLKPNGVVLINSETPINLVADEERELMERNARVYYLPATQLSREIADTDLATNMAMVGAVSAIMGIPDLPSLEQSVKERFLGKGFVVSGGTAALDNVIERKFAKKEQLLKKNMEVIVAAYNFAVERGWAKVKEKVQV, encoded by the coding sequence ATGAACAAGGAACGCTATAACATCAGAATGGCCGGTATCGGTGGTCAGGGAGTTGTTACCGCATCCCACATTCTCAGTAATGGAATGGTGATCATGGGCGGAGAAAGCACGCTCGTCCCATTTTTCGGTTCGGAAAAGAGACTTGCGCCGGTTGAGAGCTATGTCAGGATCGCCAATGGAAAAATCTATGAAATCGGAGAGATCATCTACCCGAATTTGATCATGATCTTCCATCCTCAGGTGATCACCCATGGTAAATCCTATACCATGCCGTTCTATTCCGGCTTGAAGCCCAATGGTGTGGTTTTGATCAACTCGGAGACTCCGATCAATCTCGTTGCCGATGAGGAAAGAGAATTGATGGAGAGAAATGCCAGAGTCTATTACTTACCTGCAACACAGCTCTCAAGAGAAATTGCCGATACGGACCTTGCCACCAATATGGCCATGGTTGGTGCTGTCAGCGCTATTATGGGCATCCCTGATCTTCCATCCCTTGAACAATCGGTCAAGGAGAGATTCCTTGGCAAGGGATTTGTTGTGTCAGGAGGAACTGCAGCCCTGGACAACGTCATTGAGCGCAAGTTCGCGAAAAAAGAGCAGTTGTTGAAGAAGAACATGGAAGTCATTGTTGCCGCTTATAATTTTGCAGTCGAACGTGGCTGGGCAAAGGTGAAAGAGAAAGTTCAGGTTTAA